One genomic segment of Amycolatopsis sp. Hca4 includes these proteins:
- a CDS encoding CdaR family transcriptional regulator — translation MHYQALLSDGLAPRVAVLAAEVERKLPDLVESTVRQIRAEMPVYADARFVTHAELRNSVRANLEHVMRTLRGSDVPDLSQARATGRARALQGAPLPELLRAYRIGLTEVWHLFVELTAGTQDLAGLVAATTAIWALIDDLAEALTTAYRDTTAEVMVAHQNRRSALVEALFAGGAATEGTLWDIARVLDLSLDGTFVVVAAETPRLGDEPLPQIEARLRAAQHASAWRLTPDLQVGVVSLRDPAAASAIVGLVREHPVSRVGMSPVFTGLGNTARALHLARVALSSMAPGTPGLVQFTESPLAGLVASAPEASVQLAHHVLQPLLDLPGDDRNVLLLTLRAWFDCQGSTKLTSERMFCHPNTIRHRLKRITEELGRSLTNPADIAELGAALRALNLFPEATHLPAPR, via the coding sequence ATGCACTACCAGGCGCTTCTGTCCGACGGGCTCGCCCCTCGCGTGGCCGTGCTCGCCGCCGAGGTCGAGCGGAAGCTGCCGGACCTCGTCGAGAGCACGGTGCGGCAGATCCGCGCCGAGATGCCGGTCTACGCCGACGCCCGGTTCGTCACGCACGCCGAGCTGCGGAACTCGGTGCGCGCCAACCTCGAGCACGTGATGCGCACGCTGCGCGGCTCCGACGTGCCGGACCTGTCCCAGGCCCGCGCGACCGGCCGGGCCCGTGCGCTGCAGGGCGCGCCGCTGCCGGAGCTGCTGCGGGCCTACCGGATCGGGCTCACCGAGGTCTGGCACCTGTTCGTCGAGCTGACCGCAGGCACGCAGGACCTGGCCGGCCTGGTCGCGGCGACCACGGCGATCTGGGCGCTGATCGACGACCTCGCGGAAGCCCTCACCACGGCCTACCGCGACACGACGGCGGAAGTGATGGTGGCGCACCAGAACCGGCGTTCGGCGCTGGTGGAGGCCCTGTTCGCGGGCGGTGCCGCGACCGAGGGGACGCTCTGGGACATCGCCCGCGTGCTCGACCTGTCCCTGGACGGCACGTTCGTGGTCGTCGCGGCGGAAACCCCGCGGCTGGGCGACGAGCCGCTCCCGCAGATCGAGGCCCGGCTGCGCGCGGCCCAGCACGCGTCGGCGTGGCGGCTCACCCCGGATCTCCAGGTGGGCGTGGTGTCCCTGCGCGACCCGGCCGCGGCTTCGGCGATCGTCGGCCTGGTCCGCGAGCACCCGGTGAGCCGGGTCGGGATGAGCCCGGTGTTCACCGGCCTCGGCAACACCGCCCGCGCACTGCACCTGGCGCGGGTGGCGTTGTCGAGCATGGCGCCGGGGACGCCGGGGCTGGTGCAGTTCACCGAGTCCCCGCTGGCCGGGCTGGTGGCGAGTGCGCCGGAGGCCTCGGTCCAGCTGGCCCACCACGTGCTCCAGCCCCTCCTGGACCTCCCGGGCGACGACCGCAACGTGCTGCTGCTGACGCTGCGCGCGTGGTTCGACTGCCAGGGGTCGACGAAGCTGACGTCGGAGCGGATGTTCTGCCACCCCAACACGATCCGCCACCGCCTGAAGCGGATCACGGAGGAGCTGGGCCGCTCGCTGACGAACCCGGCGGACATCGCCGAGCTGGGGGCGGCGCTGCGGGCGTTGAACCTGTTCCCGGAGGCGACCCACTTGCCGGCACCGCGCTAG
- a CDS encoding MoxR family ATPase, whose amino-acid sequence MGTGFFTSVDDVSAKLAEAGYLASTAVATTVFLADRLGKPLLVEGPAGVGKTELAKAVAQVSGSRLVRLQCYEGIDEARALYEWNHAKQLLRITAGRDETWEQARTDIFGEEFLLRRPLLTAISSDEPTVLLIDETDKADMEVEGLLLEVLGDFQVTVPELGTITATRAPFAVLTSNATRELSEALRRRCLFLHIDFPDEDLERDIVRLKVPGIDAALADSVVRVVAALRAMDLRKLPSVAETIDWARTLLALGAATLDERVVRESLGVVLKHQDDIAKASAGLQLEQVLDAS is encoded by the coding sequence GTGGGCACCGGATTCTTCACTTCCGTCGACGACGTGTCGGCGAAACTGGCCGAGGCCGGCTACCTCGCCTCGACGGCGGTGGCGACCACCGTGTTCCTGGCCGACCGGCTCGGCAAGCCGCTGCTGGTCGAAGGCCCGGCCGGCGTCGGCAAGACCGAGCTCGCCAAGGCCGTCGCCCAGGTAAGCGGCTCGCGGCTGGTGCGCCTGCAGTGCTACGAGGGCATCGACGAGGCCCGCGCGCTGTACGAGTGGAACCACGCGAAGCAGCTGCTGCGGATCACCGCCGGCCGCGACGAGACGTGGGAGCAGGCCCGCACGGACATCTTCGGTGAGGAGTTCCTGCTCCGCCGCCCGCTGCTCACCGCGATCTCCTCCGACGAGCCGACCGTGCTGCTGATCGACGAGACCGACAAGGCCGACATGGAGGTCGAGGGCCTCCTGCTGGAGGTGCTCGGCGACTTCCAGGTCACCGTGCCCGAGCTCGGCACGATCACCGCCACCCGCGCGCCGTTCGCCGTGCTGACGTCCAACGCCACGCGCGAGCTGTCCGAGGCGCTGCGCCGCCGGTGCCTGTTCCTGCACATCGACTTCCCCGACGAGGACCTCGAGCGCGACATCGTGCGGCTCAAGGTGCCCGGGATCGACGCCGCCCTCGCCGATTCCGTCGTCCGGGTGGTCGCCGCGCTGCGGGCGATGGACCTGCGCAAGCTGCCGTCGGTCGCGGAGACGATCGACTGGGCGCGCACCCTGCTCGCGCTCGGGGCGGCCACGCTGGACGAGCGGGTCGTGCGGGAGAGCCTCGGCGTCGTGCTCAAGCACCAGGACGACATCGCGAAGGCGAGCGCCGGCCTGCAGCTCGAACAGGTCCTGGACGCGTCGTGA
- a CDS encoding (2Fe-2S)-binding protein, whose translation MPNYTFVVNGKTVTVDAPADLPMLWALRDKLKVRGPKYGCGINVCKACTSHLDGEAFNPCVTPVSACAGREVTTIEGLADGDELHPVQEAWLEQDVAQCGYCQPGQIMAAVALLKKTKNPTDAEIDAIENVCRCGTYFRIREAIKSAAAKMA comes from the coding sequence GTGCCGAACTACACCTTCGTGGTGAACGGGAAGACCGTCACCGTCGACGCGCCCGCCGACCTGCCGATGCTGTGGGCGCTGCGCGACAAGCTCAAGGTCCGCGGGCCGAAGTACGGCTGCGGCATCAACGTCTGCAAGGCCTGCACCAGCCACCTCGACGGCGAGGCGTTCAACCCCTGCGTCACGCCGGTCTCGGCGTGCGCGGGGCGCGAGGTCACGACGATCGAGGGCCTGGCCGACGGCGACGAGCTGCACCCGGTCCAGGAGGCCTGGCTCGAGCAGGACGTCGCGCAGTGCGGCTACTGCCAGCCGGGGCAGATCATGGCGGCCGTCGCGCTGCTGAAGAAGACGAAGAACCCGACGGACGCCGAGATCGACGCGATCGAGAACGTCTGCCGCTGCGGCACCTACTTCCGGATCCGGGAGGCGATCAAGAGCGCGGCCGCGAAGATGGCCTGA
- the sigC gene encoding RNA polymerase sigma factor SigC: MTHREDDDRVTDLALAAGRGDRRALEAWVRATQADVWRFLAHLTDVGAADDLTQETYLRAFGSLRRFAGRSSSRTWLLSIARRVVVDQIRAAGSRPKIADTDWEAAAERSRDASAGFEDLVELRLLLDGLDPDRREVLVLTQVLGLSYAEAADVCGCPVGTVRSRVARAREDLIEARRARGAG; this comes from the coding sequence ATGACCCACCGTGAGGACGACGACCGCGTCACGGACCTGGCCCTGGCCGCCGGCCGCGGCGACCGGCGCGCGCTGGAGGCGTGGGTCCGCGCCACCCAGGCCGACGTCTGGCGCTTCCTCGCCCACCTCACCGACGTCGGCGCGGCCGACGACCTCACCCAGGAGACCTACCTCCGCGCCTTCGGCAGCCTTCGCCGCTTCGCCGGGCGCTCGTCTTCGCGGACGTGGCTGCTCTCGATCGCCCGCCGGGTCGTCGTCGACCAGATCCGGGCGGCCGGGTCGCGGCCCAAGATCGCCGACACCGACTGGGAAGCGGCCGCCGAGCGCTCCCGCGACGCGAGCGCCGGCTTCGAGGACCTCGTCGAACTGCGCCTCCTGCTCGACGGGCTGGACCCGGACCGGCGCGAGGTGCTCGTCCTGACCCAGGTGCTCGGGCTGTCCTACGCCGAGGCGGCCGACGTCTGCGGCTGCCCGGTCGGCACCGTCCGCTCCCGCGTGGCCCGCGCCCGGGAGGACCTGATCGAGGCCCGGCGCGCCCGCGGGGCCGGCTGA
- a CDS encoding DUF427 domain-containing protein, whose translation MSTPGRGRVRVAQGAKRVRVFLGGQVVADTVHPLLVWEVPYYPTYYIPRADVVSGVLTPSGRTAHSPSRGEAVLSTIKGAAAEAVDGALEYPDSPIEELRGHVRFEFGAFDWFEEDEQIFTHPRDPGVRVDVLPSSRHVRIEVDGVTVADSVRPHLLFETGLPTRYYLPRVDVRMDLLTRIDTVTHCPYKGAAEHFDVAGHEDLAWSYPTPLPESIRAAGLVAFLDEKVDVYVDGVRQDRPKTKFA comes from the coding sequence ATGAGCACTCCGGGACGCGGCCGGGTCCGCGTGGCACAGGGCGCGAAGCGGGTACGGGTGTTCCTCGGCGGGCAGGTCGTCGCGGACACGGTGCACCCCCTCCTGGTGTGGGAAGTTCCGTACTACCCCACGTACTACATCCCGCGCGCGGACGTCGTGAGCGGTGTTCTCACCCCCTCCGGCCGGACGGCGCACTCGCCGAGCCGCGGAGAAGCTGTTCTGTCGACGATAAAGGGTGCCGCAGCCGAGGCGGTGGACGGCGCGCTGGAGTACCCGGATTCGCCCATCGAGGAGCTCCGGGGACACGTCCGGTTCGAGTTCGGCGCGTTCGACTGGTTCGAAGAGGACGAGCAGATCTTCACCCACCCGCGCGACCCTGGCGTCCGCGTCGACGTCCTCCCGAGCTCGCGGCACGTGCGGATCGAGGTCGACGGCGTCACGGTGGCGGACTCGGTGCGCCCGCACCTGCTGTTCGAGACCGGCCTGCCGACCCGCTACTACCTCCCCCGCGTGGACGTCCGGATGGACCTGCTGACCCGGATCGACACGGTGACGCACTGCCCGTACAAGGGCGCGGCCGAGCACTTCGACGTCGCCGGCCACGAGGACCTCGCCTGGAGCTACCCGACACCGCTGCCCGAGAGCATCCGGGCCGCGGGGCTGGTGGCGTTCCTCGACGAGAAGGTGGACGTGTACGTCGACGGGGTGCGGCAGGACCGCCCGAAGACGAAATTCGCCTGA
- the mgrA gene encoding L-glyceraldehyde 3-phosphate reductase has protein sequence MTYVAADGRYDSIPYRRCGRSGLKLPAISLGLWHNFGHDKPLETQRAITRRAFDLGITHFDLANNYGPPYGSAEENFGRLLATDFKPYRDELVISTKAGYDMWPGPYGEWGSRKYLLSSLDQSLGRLGLDYVDIFYSHRFDPETPLEETVGALDAAVRAGKALYVGISSYSSERTAEAARLLRELGTPLLIHQPSYSMLNRWIEEDGLLDTLEQVGAGCIAFSPLAQGLLTDRYLKGVPSDSRAAQGKSLDPDTLDENRLGRVRALNEVAGRRGQTLAQLALAWALRDHRVTSVLIGASSVEQLEDNVGALGNLEFSSEELTEIDGHATDADINLWKRSSDS, from the coding sequence GTGACCTACGTTGCCGCTGACGGCCGATACGACTCGATCCCCTACCGGCGCTGCGGGCGCTCCGGACTGAAACTGCCCGCGATCTCGCTCGGGCTGTGGCACAACTTCGGCCACGACAAGCCACTGGAGACCCAGCGCGCGATCACCCGCCGCGCGTTCGACCTGGGCATCACCCACTTCGACCTGGCCAACAACTACGGCCCGCCGTACGGCTCGGCCGAGGAGAACTTCGGGCGGCTGCTGGCCACCGACTTCAAGCCCTACCGCGACGAGCTGGTGATCTCCACGAAGGCCGGTTACGACATGTGGCCCGGCCCGTACGGCGAATGGGGCTCCCGCAAGTACCTGCTGTCCTCCCTGGACCAGTCGCTGGGCCGGCTGGGCCTGGACTACGTCGACATCTTCTATTCGCACCGCTTCGACCCCGAGACGCCGCTGGAGGAGACGGTCGGGGCGCTGGACGCCGCGGTCCGCGCCGGGAAGGCGCTGTACGTCGGGATCTCGTCCTACAGCTCGGAGCGGACGGCCGAGGCCGCGCGGCTCCTGCGCGAACTCGGCACGCCGCTGCTGATCCACCAGCCGTCGTACTCGATGCTCAACCGCTGGATCGAAGAGGACGGCCTGCTCGACACGCTCGAACAGGTGGGTGCGGGCTGTATCGCGTTCTCGCCGCTCGCGCAGGGCCTGCTGACGGACCGGTACCTGAAGGGCGTCCCGTCGGACTCCCGCGCGGCGCAGGGCAAGTCACTCGACCCGGACACGCTCGACGAGAACCGGCTGGGCCGCGTCCGCGCGCTCAACGAGGTCGCCGGGCGGCGCGGGCAGACGCTGGCGCAGCTCGCGCTGGCCTGGGCGCTGCGCGACCACCGGGTGACGTCGGTGCTGATCGGGGCGAGCAGCGTCGAGCAGCTGGAGGACAACGTCGGTGCGCTCGGCAACCTGGAGTTCTCGTCGGAGGAGCTGACCGAGATCGACGGCCACGCGACGGACGCGGACATCAACCTCTGGAAGCGTTCGTCGGACTCCTGA
- a CDS encoding TIGR03564 family F420-dependent LLM class oxidoreductase, translated as MRTGILIDELGVGFDAMTTQAREAAKLGYETLWVAQRGGWDALTALPALAAAAPGAGLGTCVVPTYSRHPITMAAQALTVQAAAGVPVHLGLGLSHRHVVEGEFGYSYDRPLRHLREYLQALEPLLRGEKADVHGESLTAAAGLATPGAQRPAVLLGSVSPQTTRLAGELADGVITTFAGPRAIGEFVVPTLGDESRVVSGQLICVTSEADERRAALEELYGGAANIPAYRAVLDRDGFERVSDSAIVGDEETVRRQVQSLEDAGATELLVMPFGSLGEQARTRELLAS; from the coding sequence ATGCGCACCGGAATCCTGATCGACGAACTCGGCGTCGGCTTCGACGCCATGACGACCCAAGCCCGCGAAGCCGCGAAGCTCGGCTACGAAACGCTATGGGTGGCCCAGCGCGGCGGCTGGGACGCGCTCACGGCCCTGCCCGCGCTCGCCGCGGCCGCGCCCGGCGCCGGGCTGGGCACCTGTGTCGTGCCGACCTACTCGCGGCACCCGATCACCATGGCCGCGCAGGCGCTGACGGTCCAGGCGGCGGCCGGGGTGCCCGTCCACCTCGGCCTCGGGTTGAGCCACCGGCACGTCGTCGAAGGCGAGTTCGGGTACTCGTACGACCGTCCGCTCCGGCACCTGCGCGAGTACCTCCAGGCGCTGGAACCGTTGCTGCGCGGGGAGAAGGCGGACGTCCACGGCGAGTCGCTGACCGCGGCGGCCGGGCTGGCCACCCCCGGCGCGCAGCGGCCCGCGGTGCTGCTCGGCTCGGTGAGCCCGCAGACGACGCGGCTGGCGGGCGAGCTGGCCGACGGCGTGATCACGACGTTCGCCGGCCCGCGGGCGATCGGCGAGTTCGTGGTGCCGACGCTCGGCGACGAGTCCCGTGTGGTCTCCGGCCAGCTGATCTGCGTGACGTCCGAAGCGGACGAACGCCGGGCGGCACTCGAGGAGCTGTACGGCGGGGCGGCGAACATCCCGGCCTACCGCGCGGTCCTGGACCGCGACGGCTTCGAGCGGGTCTCCGACAGCGCCATCGTCGGTGACGAGGAAACCGTGCGCCGCCAGGTGCAATCCCTCGAAGACGCGGGCGCGACCGAGCTGCTGGTGATGCCGTTCGGCTCGCTCGGGGAGCAGGCTCGTACGCGGGAGCTGCTGGCTTCCTGA
- a CDS encoding antitoxin — protein MPLMKKLTMLAGAAGAARAYAKKNPEKVNQVVGKAAKFVDDKTKGKYHHQIAGAVRKVNSVTGQPGHPGTATGR, from the coding sequence GTGCCTTTGATGAAGAAGCTGACCATGCTGGCCGGCGCTGCCGGCGCGGCTCGTGCCTACGCGAAGAAGAACCCCGAAAAGGTGAACCAGGTCGTCGGCAAGGCGGCGAAGTTCGTCGACGACAAGACCAAGGGCAAGTACCACCACCAGATCGCCGGTGCGGTGCGCAAGGTCAACTCGGTGACCGGGCAGCCGGGCCACCCGGGGACGGCCACCGGCCGGTAG
- a CDS encoding SDR family NAD(P)-dependent oxidoreductase yields the protein MSKVWFVTGSSRGLGRRFVEAALGRGDRVAATARSTAGLDALVATYGDAVLPLELDVTDKAAVFETVKRAAEHFGRLDVVVNNAGYAQIGAIEELTEAELRAQLETNLFGPLWVVQAVLPFLRDQRSGHIIQLSSAAGLIAMPLGGAYQASRWAIEALGETLAKEVAGFGVKVTIVEPGGFATREGKDPDPLANGHVSETSPVYDGLRRRLAEMAGRQPAGDPAAAAQALLKVVDLPNPPLRVLFGQGFHPMIKQAYEDRLATWEQWQDLSAEAQGAENVGAVR from the coding sequence ATGAGCAAGGTCTGGTTCGTCACGGGTTCGTCGCGCGGCCTGGGCCGCCGTTTCGTCGAGGCCGCCCTCGGCCGGGGCGACCGGGTGGCGGCCACGGCGCGGTCCACGGCGGGCCTCGACGCGCTGGTCGCCACCTACGGCGACGCGGTGCTCCCGCTGGAACTGGACGTGACCGACAAGGCGGCCGTCTTCGAGACCGTGAAGCGGGCGGCCGAGCACTTCGGACGGCTGGACGTCGTCGTGAACAACGCCGGCTACGCGCAGATCGGTGCCATCGAGGAGCTGACCGAGGCCGAACTGCGCGCCCAGCTGGAGACCAACCTGTTCGGCCCGCTGTGGGTCGTCCAGGCCGTGCTGCCCTTCCTGCGCGACCAGCGCTCGGGTCACATCATCCAGCTGTCCTCGGCCGCGGGGCTCATCGCGATGCCGCTCGGCGGGGCGTACCAGGCGTCCCGGTGGGCGATCGAAGCCCTGGGCGAAACCCTGGCCAAGGAGGTCGCCGGCTTCGGCGTCAAGGTCACGATCGTCGAGCCGGGCGGCTTCGCCACCCGCGAGGGCAAGGACCCGGACCCCCTCGCCAACGGCCACGTCAGCGAGACCAGCCCGGTCTACGACGGGCTCCGCCGCCGCCTCGCGGAGATGGCGGGGCGGCAGCCCGCCGGCGACCCGGCCGCCGCCGCCCAGGCCCTCCTCAAGGTCGTCGACCTGCCCAACCCGCCTCTGCGCGTCCTTTTCGGCCAGGGCTTCCACCCGATGATCAAGCAGGCCTACGAGGACCGCCTCGCGACCTGGGAGCAGTGGCAAGACCTGTCGGCGGAGGCTCAGGGCGCCGAAAATGTCGGTGCTGTCCGGTAG
- the add gene encoding adenosine deaminase translates to MRDLAALPKAHLHVHLESTIRPDTLRELGEANGVAVPGEPPVFDGFRAFADHNALIRSCLRRPEDFERIAREYCEDEAAQGTRYAEVTFTAASHGERLGDLEMPLQSVLKGLADSGDLEWRLLLDHSRRRSVERAERTLDLALKYDEVFAIGMAGEENHSLRPFATLFEKARAAGIHLLHHTGEDAGPHSIREALEVGRTERLGHGIRVLDDPSLVAEVRERGLALEVCPSSNVTLGLVPSLPEHPLPRLLDAGLTVTLNTDVPSVTGAALAEEYARVREAFGYDDAAMADFARASVTASFAPEATKKAILRDIDAWLTVPIVTNPATVTAE, encoded by the coding sequence ATGCGCGACCTGGCCGCCCTGCCCAAGGCCCACCTGCACGTCCACCTGGAAAGCACGATCCGCCCGGACACGCTCCGTGAGCTCGGCGAGGCGAACGGCGTCGCCGTACCGGGTGAACCTCCGGTGTTCGACGGCTTCCGCGCCTTCGCCGACCACAACGCGCTGATCCGGTCGTGCCTCCGGCGTCCCGAAGACTTCGAACGCATCGCGCGCGAGTACTGCGAGGACGAAGCCGCCCAGGGCACGCGCTACGCCGAAGTCACCTTCACCGCGGCCTCGCACGGGGAACGCCTGGGAGACCTCGAAATGCCGCTGCAGTCCGTCCTCAAAGGACTGGCGGACAGCGGGGACCTCGAGTGGCGGCTGCTGCTCGACCACTCCCGGCGCCGGTCGGTCGAACGCGCCGAGCGCACCCTCGACCTCGCCCTGAAGTACGACGAAGTCTTCGCGATCGGCATGGCGGGCGAGGAAAACCACTCACTGCGTCCGTTCGCGACGCTCTTCGAGAAGGCCCGCGCGGCGGGGATCCACCTCCTGCACCACACGGGCGAGGACGCCGGGCCGCACAGCATCCGCGAAGCCCTCGAAGTGGGCCGCACCGAACGGCTCGGGCACGGCATCCGCGTCCTGGACGACCCTTCGCTGGTCGCCGAGGTGCGCGAGCGGGGCCTGGCCCTGGAGGTGTGCCCGTCGTCGAACGTGACGCTGGGGCTGGTGCCGTCCCTGCCCGAGCACCCGCTCCCCCGCCTGCTCGACGCGGGCCTGACGGTCACGCTCAACACCGACGTCCCGTCGGTCACCGGCGCCGCGCTGGCCGAGGAGTACGCCAGGGTGCGGGAAGCCTTCGGCTACGACGACGCGGCGATGGCGGACTTCGCCCGCGCGAGCGTCACGGCGTCCTTCGCGCCCGAAGCGACCAAAAAGGCCATCCTGCGCGACATCGACGCCTGGCTCACTGTGCCGATCGTAACTAATCCGGCCACAGTCACGGCCGAATGA
- a CDS encoding VWA domain-containing protein: MTGGVPERLAAFVKALRAQGIPAGPSETVDAAAALEVLGLDDRELVREGLAAALVRRGGQRAVFDAAFDLYFPAGVGAPERAREDQPTTLEELREELAAALADGDQQALSQLAGLAVDMLGQYGSASGPGGGFSAHQTLERLQPQTLIARVLAAVRGGGARGEFTDRLDRDEIRRRVEGFRGQVRTEARRRAAEVRGRERVAKHAIAPAADRVDFLIASRAQLAELRRTIQPLSRKLATRLAARRRRRTRGRIDLRRTLRRSLSTGGVPLRPAYRHRRPGRPEIVLLCDLSGSVAGFANFTMLLVQALRDQFSKIRVFAFVDSADEVTHLVTTGAADPEQLGARMLSEAALVRWDGHSDYGGSLRQFTENWLEAVGPRTSVLILGDARTNGGDPNLAAVREIKARARHVYWLNPERRSLWSTGDSAALEYAEVVEMHECRTVHQLGTLVTRLLPV; encoded by the coding sequence GTGACCGGCGGCGTGCCGGAGCGGCTCGCCGCGTTCGTCAAGGCGCTGCGCGCCCAGGGCATCCCGGCGGGGCCGAGCGAGACGGTCGACGCCGCCGCCGCGCTGGAGGTGCTCGGCCTCGACGACCGGGAACTGGTCCGCGAGGGCCTGGCCGCGGCACTGGTCCGCCGCGGCGGGCAGCGCGCGGTCTTCGACGCCGCGTTCGACCTCTACTTCCCGGCGGGTGTCGGCGCTCCCGAACGGGCCCGCGAAGACCAGCCGACAACGCTGGAAGAACTGCGCGAAGAGCTGGCCGCCGCGCTCGCCGACGGCGACCAGCAGGCGTTGTCGCAGCTGGCCGGCCTCGCGGTCGACATGCTGGGCCAGTACGGCTCGGCGTCCGGACCCGGCGGCGGCTTCTCCGCCCACCAGACCCTGGAGCGGCTCCAGCCGCAGACGCTGATCGCGCGGGTGCTGGCCGCGGTCCGCGGCGGCGGCGCGCGCGGCGAGTTCACCGACCGGCTCGACCGCGACGAGATCCGCCGCCGCGTCGAGGGCTTCCGCGGGCAGGTCCGCACGGAGGCGCGCCGCCGCGCGGCCGAGGTCCGCGGCCGCGAACGCGTCGCCAAGCACGCCATCGCCCCCGCGGCCGACCGCGTCGACTTCCTCATCGCCAGCCGCGCCCAGCTCGCCGAGCTGCGCCGCACGATCCAGCCGTTGTCCCGCAAGCTGGCCACGCGCCTGGCCGCGCGGCGCCGCCGCCGGACGCGCGGCCGGATCGACCTGCGGCGCACGCTCCGGCGGTCGCTTTCGACCGGCGGCGTCCCGCTGCGCCCGGCCTACCGCCACCGGCGGCCCGGACGGCCGGAAATCGTGCTGCTGTGCGATCTTTCCGGCTCGGTGGCCGGGTTCGCGAACTTCACCATGCTGCTGGTGCAGGCGCTGCGCGACCAGTTCAGCAAGATCCGCGTGTTCGCCTTCGTCGACAGCGCCGACGAGGTCACCCACCTGGTCACCACCGGCGCGGCCGACCCCGAGCAGCTGGGCGCGCGCATGCTGTCCGAAGCCGCGCTGGTGCGCTGGGACGGCCACAGCGACTACGGTGGCTCCCTGCGCCAGTTCACCGAGAACTGGCTGGAGGCGGTCGGCCCGCGGACGTCGGTGCTGATCCTCGGCGACGCCCGCACCAACGGCGGCGACCCGAACCTCGCCGCCGTCCGCGAGATCAAGGCCCGCGCCCGGCACGTCTACTGGCTGAACCCCGAGCGGCGGTCGCTGTGGTCCACGGGGGACTCGGCGGCGCTGGAGTACGCCGAGGTGGTCGAGATGCACGAGTGCCGCACGGTGCACCAGCTCGGCACGCTGGTCACCCGCCTGCTGCCGGTGTAG
- a CDS encoding zf-HC2 domain-containing protein: MRCEDCREALSARLDGEAEPVSPDAHLASCADCQAWFAGAERLRRAMLLRPAPPVPDLTAAILERTPAPSGERWGRRIALAVVAIAQLGLAFAELLGTAHGGVHLGHESSAWNLAVGIGLLTAALLPKTAGGQLPLLTGFVGVLLALSAGDLAAGQVTLSRLSTHLLVVLGLALLFAVHREHRNTGTPLPAATADGGTSAPGSTVDAPAPGRPRPRPFRRQAHGRHAA; encoded by the coding sequence ATGAGGTGTGAGGACTGCCGCGAAGCTCTGTCGGCGCGACTGGACGGCGAGGCCGAGCCGGTCTCGCCCGACGCGCACCTGGCGTCCTGCGCGGACTGCCAGGCGTGGTTCGCGGGCGCGGAACGGCTGCGGCGCGCGATGCTGCTGCGCCCGGCGCCGCCGGTCCCGGACCTGACGGCGGCGATCCTCGAACGCACGCCGGCCCCCTCGGGCGAGCGCTGGGGACGGCGGATCGCCTTGGCGGTGGTGGCGATCGCGCAGCTCGGGCTGGCGTTCGCCGAGCTGCTCGGGACGGCCCACGGCGGCGTCCACCTCGGGCACGAAAGCAGCGCGTGGAACCTGGCGGTGGGCATCGGCCTGCTGACGGCGGCCCTGCTCCCCAAGACCGCGGGCGGCCAGCTGCCGCTGCTGACGGGGTTCGTCGGGGTGCTGCTGGCGCTCTCGGCGGGCGACCTCGCGGCGGGCCAGGTGACGCTGTCCCGGCTGTCGACGCACCTGCTCGTGGTGCTCGGGCTGGCGCTGCTGTTCGCGGTACACCGGGAGCACCGGAACACCGGCACTCCGCTCCCGGCGGCCACGGCCGACGGCGGAACGTCGGCTCCGGGGTCCACTGTGGATGCTCCGGCGCCGGGACGGCCGCGGCCCCGCCCGTTCCGGCGGCAGGCGCACGGCCGCCACGCGGCCTGA
- a CDS encoding TetR/AcrR family transcriptional regulator yields MPPAEDRAERAERILDAAAELLLRAGYRRTTIEDVADRAGVGKGTVYLHWKNREELFLAVLLRESVRALEDLVAALAADPLVTRLSRLTEIQYANTLRRPLLRAGYADDTETLGKLLPKLHTRLDPRHAEAFVEYLELLAAHDLLRTDRPVRELVVAFQAVLHGFLGRTPPPEPALIADTVAHAFEPLAVSTRQLRAVAPRALELFTEAVALDRKQLERAY; encoded by the coding sequence ATGCCTCCTGCCGAAGACCGCGCCGAACGGGCCGAGCGGATCCTCGACGCGGCCGCCGAGCTCCTCCTCCGCGCCGGGTACCGGCGGACCACGATCGAGGACGTCGCCGACCGGGCCGGGGTCGGCAAGGGGACCGTCTACCTGCACTGGAAGAACCGCGAGGAGCTGTTCCTCGCGGTTCTGCTCCGGGAGTCCGTCCGGGCGCTCGAAGACCTCGTCGCCGCCCTCGCGGCCGATCCGCTCGTCACGCGGCTCTCGCGGCTGACCGAAATCCAGTACGCCAACACCCTGCGGCGCCCGTTGCTGCGGGCCGGCTACGCCGACGACACCGAAACGCTCGGCAAGCTGCTGCCGAAACTGCACACCAGGCTCGACCCGCGGCACGCGGAAGCCTTCGTCGAATACCTGGAACTGCTGGCGGCGCACGACCTGCTGCGCACCGACCGGCCGGTCCGCGAACTCGTCGTCGCCTTCCAGGCCGTCCTCCACGGCTTCCTCGGCCGCACTCCCCCGCCCGAACCCGCTTTGATCGCCGACACCGTCGCACACGCTTTCGAGCCGCTGGCCGTGTCGACGAGGCAGCTGCGCGCGGTGGCCCCGCGGGCGCTGGAGCTGTTCACCGAAGCCGTTGCCCTCGACCGCAAGCAGCTCGAACGCGCTTACTGA